A genomic window from Erpetoichthys calabaricus chromosome 17, fErpCal1.3, whole genome shotgun sequence includes:
- the mrpl46 gene encoding 39S ribosomal protein L46, mitochondrial produces the protein MAVPMSPALCRLVMRPVWLASLGFSSGSNRLLLAGPNLLNHRRSTRNVSQWKLHGAVCLQRPAVISQERSPMEQQVAELLGQLEFEKSLLSDHEISVLEDAERISRKQADDYDSDEDRGDGNKIVTAQDLEDMWDQKMQQFSPALRITEEDKKNDRTSLNRSLGDTLLLLVKEKIGKNEVWLLPQAQWEEGETLRQTAERALTTVTGGGINASFLGNAPCGFYKYKFPKDVQTESCYGAKLFFFKALLADKNISLLRKDDYVWVRKNELQDYLKPEYLKRVNQFVLDTNSN, from the exons ATGGCGGTGCCCATGTCGCCGGCACTGTGTCGTCTTGTAATGAGACCTGTTTGGTTGGCTAGCTTGGGCTTTTCAAGCGGTAGTAATAGACTGCTCTTAGCTGGCCCAAATCTGCTTAATCATCGCAGATCTACGAGAAATGTGTCTCAATGGAAGTTACACGGAGCAGTTTGTCTGCAGAGACCCGCTGTAATTTCCCAGGAACGGAGTCCAATGGAGCAGCAGGTAGCAGAACTACTAGGCCAG CTTGAATTTGAAAAAAGTCTTCTGTCAGATCATGAAATCTCTGTACTGGAGGATGCTGAGAGGATCAGTCGCAAACAGGCAGATGACTATGACTCTGATGAAGATAGGGGTGATGGAAACAAAATTGTCACTGCACAGGATCTTGAAGACATGTGGGATCAAAAAATGCAACAGTTCAGTCCTGCTCTACGAATCACAG AAGAGGATAAGAAGAATGACAGGACGTCTCTTAATCGTAGTTTGGGAGATACTCTTTTGCTGTTGGTGAAAGAAAAAATTGGTAAAAATGAGGTGTGGCTGCTTCCTCAGGCACAATGGGAAGAGGGTGAAACTCTAAGGCAGACAGCTGAACGAGCCCTTACCACAGTGACAG GTGGCGGCATCAATGCATCTTTTTTAGGAAATGCCCCATGTGGGTTTTATAAGTACAAATTTCCAAAGGATGTCCAGACTGAAAGCTGCTATGGAGCTAAACTGTTTTTCTTCAAAGCCCTGCTTGCAGACAAAAACATCAGCCTGTTGAGAAAAGATGACTATGTGTGGGTGAGGAAGAATGAATTGCAGGACTATTTGAAACCTGAATACCTGAAACGGGTCAACCAATTTGTTTTAGACACAAATTCAAACTGA